CGCCGACTCCACCTGCCCACCCTCTGAAGGCAGAGGCCGGGCAGCGGGGCGACGTGCGCCGTCGCCCCGCTGCCCATTCAGCTACTGCGCAACGGGTCTTCAGGACTTTGCGCCACCAGGTCGTCCACCAAGGCGGTGAGTTGATCATCGTGTGAAAACCGCCCGTACACCAGACGGAGCGAAGCGACGGCCCGAGCTGCCTCCTCCTCCCAACGCGAATAGAGCGCCTTCGTCGGGGCATCGAGAAATAACAACCGGGTCGCGTTGGGCCGGGTGTCCTCGTGATCCGGTGCCTCAAACTTGAGATTTCCCCCCAGAAGAGCATGACCGAGCCGATTCCAGGCCAGGATGTCCGTCTTGCGGTCCAGCACGAGGACGGGCACCTCGGCCATCGAGTCGATCAGTTGACGGATTCCCGGGCGGACCTTCGGCACGGGTGGCAGCGCCTGCCCTGCGGTGGTGGCGCGGGCTAGGTTAAACAGGTGCTGACGCTCCGCACTGTTCAGGGCCAGGGCCTGTGCCAGACGGTCCAGGATACGGTCCGACACGTGGGCCTGCTGCCCCTGCTCCAGCCGCGTGTAGTAGGTCGGACTCATGCCCGCGACCATGGCCAGCTCTTCACGGCGCAGTCCCGGGACCCGCCGAACTCCGTAGGAGGGGATGCCAACGTCCTCCGGCTTGATTTGTGCGCGGCGGCTGCGGAGAAACTCTCCGAATTCCGCACTGACGCTGTTGACCTCTTCCATCCCTGCATTCTCTCCCTTCCCGGTGAGACCACTTCCGCCAACGTCTGCCTGTCACTGCCCGTGGTAGGCACGTGGTGGCTGGCCTCGCCGGGTGGCTGGCTGCCCATCCGGTGACGCGTCAGGCTGACCGCATGCAACTTCAGATGCTCTATCAGACAGGTGGGACGGCTTATGACGCGCGTTGATGTGGCGAAGCCTGCCGTTCCCATGACCAGCCGCGAGAGGCTGGTTCTCTTCGTGCTGCTCACGGCCAGCTTCACCCTGGCGGTGGACTTCTCGATCTTGAATGTAGCCCTTCCGGTTATCGGGGCGGACGTCGGCTTTTCCCTGGAACACCTTCAGTGGATTGCCACCTCCTTTGCCCTGTGTGCCGCCGGGTTTACCCTGCTGTTCGGGCGGGTTTCCGACCTCTACGGGCGGCGGCGGTTGTTTCTCCTCGGCATGATTCTGCTGGGCCTCTCGTCCCTGGCCGGTGGGTTGGCCACGACGCCGGTCGTTCTGTTGCTCGCCCGGATTGTTCAGGGACTGGCCACCGCCATGGTGACCCCAGCAGCGCTCTCTCTGCTGACCACGGCCTTTCCCGAGGGACCGGTGCGCGCCCGGGTGTTGGGCCTGAACGGCGCACTCATGGCGGCTGGGTTTACCACCGGGGCCATTCTCGGGGGTGTGCTGGCCGACCTGCTCAGTTGGCGGTGGGCCTTCTTCATCAACGTGGCCGTGGCGGTCATCGTGCTGGTGATTGCACCAGGTGTCCTCAAGGAAAGCCGCAACCCCTCACGCCCCCGCCTGGACGTTCCGGGTGCGGTCACCGTCACCTTCGGCCTGCTTGCCATCGTGTACGGCCTCACGCGCGCTGGGGAGACGACCTGGGGAGACCCCCTCGCCCTGGGGACTCTCGGTGTTGGCGGGCTGCTCCTGCTGATCTTCTGGATGATCGAGCAGCGGGTCAAAACGCCCCTGGTCTCCGTCGGCATCCTGAAACGCAGCACTGTCGCCTGGGGAAATATCGCGGGCCTGATGGCCTTCGTGACCGAGACCTCACTGGTCTTCCTGATCACCCTGTATCTGCAGAACGTCCTGGGCTTCACCCCGCTGCAAGCCGGTCTCTGCTTCGCGGTCCTCGGTGCGGGCACGGTGGTCGGCGGCATCCTCGGGCCGAAGTTGATCAACCGGCTTGGCCCAAAGAACACCGTGGTCGTCGGCCTGCTGGTCCAGGCGGCAGCCACCCTCCCCCTCGCCTTCCTCAGCCTGGACCGTTCCTGGGTGGTGCTGCTGTTGGTGCTCACCTTTGTGGGTGGCGTTGCCAACCTGGCGGCCATCGTGGGGTTCATGGTGATGGCCACGTCTGGCTTACCCGATGAAGAGCAGGGCCTTGCCACCGGACTGGCGACCATGAGCCAGCAGGTCGGAATCACCCTGGGCATCCCCATCATGTCTGCCCTGGTGGCCGCCCGCCTGAACGCGCTGGGGAGCGAGACGCCACAAAACCTCCTGAGTGGCCTCAGCAGCGCCATCGCCGTCAATGCCGGACTGTGCATCCTGACCGCCGTCCTGGTCGGTCTCTTCCTGAGAACGAAAGCCGTGGGACACGGCGCATGAGGCCCCCAGTCAGGAGTCCACGGCCATGACGATGCAGCCTTCAGACGTTGCCGTGACCGTCAGGCGCATCCCGGCCCCTCACCACACTGTCCCGGTCCGCATCTTCCGTCCCTCAACGGCCCGGTCAGGCTGGCTGGTCTGGGCGCACGGCGGTAGTTGGGTGTCCGGCTCCGCCGCTGCCTGGCACGCGCCATGCCTGGATCTGGCCCGCCGGGCGGGGGTCACGCTGGTCAGCGTGGACTACCGGCTCGCTCCCGCCCACCCTTACCCGGTCCCACTGGAGGATGTCCTCGCCGTGCTGGTCTGGGCCGCGCAACAACCGGAACTTCAGGCGGACCCCAGGCTCCTGGCGGTCGGTGGAGACAGTGCCGGGGCGACCCTGGCCGCCAGCTCCGCCCTCGCTTTTCGTGATCAGGGCAGGTTGCTCGGTGGACAGGTGCTCGCCTACCCACCGCTTGACCCGCAGTGCCGTGCGCCGTCGTATACCTGGCTCCCGCACCAGTTTCCCAACAGGGACAGCCTCATGGCCGCCTGGCGAGCCTACGCGGGACCGGGACAGCCCAGCGGGCGGGCACAACCCTACCTGTCTCCCCTCCAGGCCAAGAAGCTGGACGGAGTGGCACCCGCCATCCTCGGTGTCGGCGGGTTTGACCCGGTGCGGGATGACGTGCGCCGTTATGCGGCGCGGCTCCGCCTGGCCGGGGTCCCCGTCCAACTGAGGGAGTTTGCCGGAGAGGGGCATGCCCTCTTCATGGCCCCGTCCACGGCCTTCCGCAGGTGGCTGGCCGCGTCCGTCCGGCAGCAGTTCGATGAGTACGTCAACTCTCCCATGACCCTTCCCTCTGACGCCCGGAGAAAACCGCGAGGTGCCAGATGCCCCCAGCCCTGATCGCCCTGGCTCTTGGTGGATTCGGTATCGGGTTGACCGAGTTCGTGATCATGGGCCTGCTTCCCGACGTTGCCCGTGACTTCCGGGTCAGTATTCCCGTCGCGGGGTATCTGATTTCCAGCTACGCCCTGGGCGTGGTGGTCGGGGCACTCCTCCTCACGGCAGCGGTCACGCACCTCCGGCGCAAGCCCGTCCTGATGGGCCTGCTGGTCCTGTTCATCGTGGGGAACCTCGTCTCCGCCATGGCTCCCTCGTATGGGCTGATGATGCTCGGGCGTGTCATCGCCTCCCTCTGCCACGGCGCATTCTTCGGCATCGGAGCGGTGGCGGCCGCCGCCCTGGTCGTGCCAAACAAACGAGCGGGAGCCGTCGCCACCATGTTCGCGGGCCTCACCCTGGCGAACGTCCTGGGGGTTCCCTTTGGAACGTTCATCGGGCAGCACTCTTTCCGGAGGGCCTCGCACAGCCCTTGCAGCACGCCCCAGACCAGCACGGGCGGCTCTGCCCACGCGGGATTCGAGGTGTCGCGCAGAAGAGGGTAAGCGGACGTCGTCCCTCCCAAGAAGGGCACGGGTGCTCCAATCACCACGAGCGCGCTCCGGGTCTGGCGTACGGCGTAGGAGCACATCACGCAGGGTTCAGCGGCCGTGTACAGCGCCCGACAGGTCGCGCGTGCCGAGCGTATGGCAGGCGGCGCGCACGGCGGCGAGTTCCGCATGGGCAGCAGGGTCGCTGAAGGTGCGCATGCCCTCGACGCCTTCACCCATGACGCGGCCCGCCAGCAACACCAGGGCACCTACGGGCACGTCTCCACCCGCCTTGGCCGTCTCAGCCAGGGCCAGACAGCGGTGCATCCACACCTCGTGACGCGCCCACTCCTGCAAAGCGGTCACAACCGACTTGGGCCCAGGACGAAGCCGAATCTCTGTGCCATCACAGCCCCAGTTCCGTCAGTCCCGGGTGATCGTCCGGTCGGGGACCGGCCGGCCAGTGGAAACGGCGATCCGCCTCGCGGATCGGTACGTCGTTGATGCTCGCCTCGCGGCGGTGCATCAGGCCCTGGTCATCGAAGGCCCACTGCTCGTTGCCGTGCGCGCGGTACCACTGCCCGCTGTCGTCCCGGAACTCGTACACGAAGCGCACCGCGATGCGGTCCTCGTGGAAGGCCCAGAGTTCCTTGACGAGGCGGTAATCGAGTTCGCGCGCCCACTTGCGGGTCAGGAAAGCGGTGATCGCCTCGCGCCCCGAGAAGAACTCGCCACGATTGCGCCACAGGCTGTCCTCGGTGTAGGCGAGTGCCACCCGCGCGGGAGCACGCGAGTTCCAGGCATCCTCGGCCAGACGGACTTTGCGGCGGGCCGTTTCGAGCGTGAAGGGTGGAACTGGCAGTCGGGTCATGGAGGCTCCTGAAGGGGTGAAGGATGGGGAGGGACTGTTCCCTCCCCATCCTGACGTGGAGGAGACCTGTTTGCACGACTCCGGGTCAACGTGGGAACGAAGGTCTCAACGGCCAGGGGCGACCCGGCGGGCCATGAAGTCGCGGATGAGCGAGGCGATGGTGTCTCCCTCTTCCTCCAGCGCGAAGTGCCCGGTGTTCAGCAGGTGAAAGTCGAGGTTCTTCAGGTCGCGCTTATACGGCTCGGCGCCCTGAGCGGGGAAAATCTGGTCGTTCTTGCCCCACACGATCAGGGTCGGCGGCTGAGAGCGGCGGAAGTACGCCTGGAACTGCGGGTACAGCGGCACGTTGCTACCGTAGTCGAGGAACAGCTTGAGCTGGATGTCCTTATTGCCCGGGCGGTCGAGGTACGCCTGATCGAGCGTCCAGGTGTCTGGGCTGAGGTTCTGCGGGTTGCGCGTGCCGTGCGTGTACTGCCACTTCGTCGCGGCCAGCTCGAAGAAGGGGCGCAACTTGTCGCCGTTGGCCGCACTGGGGTCCTTCCAGTACGCCCTGAGGGGGTCCCAGAACTCCCGCAACCCTTCGGCATAGGCGTTGCCGTTCTGCACAATCAGCCCCTGCACCCGCTCGGGATGGGCGAGGGCCAGGCGGTAGCCGACGGGAGCACCGTAGTCCTGCACGTACAGGGTGTAGTTCTTCAGACCGAGGTTTTGCGTGAAGCCGTCCATGACCCGCGCGAGGTTCGCAAACGAGTAGGTCCATTCGTTCACCCTCGGCATGCTGCTCTGCCCAAAACCGGGGTAGTCGGGGGCCACGACGTGATATCGGTCGGCGAGCCTGGGGATCAGATTTCGGAACATGTGCGAGCTGGTGGGGAACCCATGGAGCAGCAGCAGGGTGGGCGCGTCCTTCGGACCGGCCTCACGGTAGAAGATGTTCAGGCCCTCGACCTTGACGGTGTGATACGTGGCCTGAGGCGTCGTTGCGTTGGTGCGGGTCTGAGCGATGGTGGAGGCCGCGCCGCCAGCCAGGGCTGTGGGAACGGCCAGCGAGAGACCGAGGGTCAAGCTGAGGGCAAGGAAGCGTACACGCATGTCTTCGCCGCCTTTCAGAAGGTGAGGACCTGATAGCCCTGCGTGAGCATGTCCCGGTAACTGACGCCCGGGCCGAATTCGTCGAGCAGCTTCACCTGCTCGGATTGAACGCCCTCAGTCGCACCGAAGACGGCGGCACAACCCCCGCAGGCACCGGCCACCAGGGGTTTGACCTCCTCGTACAGGGCGTGTGCGATGTGGTCGGGCTTCGCCAGTTCGGCGGGCCAGCGGGTGCCTGCCCCGTCGAGATACACCCGCACGCTCTCTCCGGCGTCGTGGAACTCCTTGGCGGTCATCAGGGCGTTGTAGGCGCGCCCGAGGCCCTCCTCAGTCTTGGTATCGGCGAGGATGACAACAGCGATCTTCGTGGTGGCAGTCATGGGATGCTCCTGGGAGGGAAAAGAAGGGCTTGCCGGGCGCAGGGCGTCCGACCACGGGTGGTGGAGAGGGTCAGGCGGGGTTGTAGGGGGAGGCTTCTCTCAAGGTCCAGACTCGGCCCGTCGCCGAATCGCGCGTGACCACGTGGTCGACCGTGACCTCCACGAGCCGTTCGGCACCGGGATGGGCACTCAAGCGGTCCTCATCCCACACGACACGGGCGGTGCCGGTGAGATGCAGGGCTCGGTCCCGAGTGAAGTCAAGGAACAGCAGGCCCGCCCGTCCCGTCGCCTCAATGTTCCCCAGGGTATTGAACATGGCGTTGCCCGCATAGTCGGGGAATTCAAGGTGACGGGAGTCGAGGGCGCGCACGAAGCCCGGTCGCCCGCCCCGGTGCGAGGCGTCGGTCCCTCCTGCCGGGTGTACTGTCGCCATGAAGAAGGTATCGGCCTCCCGGATGAGGGCGAGCGCGTCCGGGAGTAGCTCACCGGAGGTCACGTGGAAGGGGGAAGCTCCCCCGCTCCCCGTGGTTTCACCCACGCGCTTCTGGATGTACTTCGGACAGTTGCCGTAGGCCTGCTCAACGCGCAGGACCAGGCCGTCGCCCGTTGTGGCGACCGTGCCGTTGACGCGCACGCGCTGCCGGGTGGAGAGGTCGATGGCAAGCACCCCGATGGGAACGCCGATAAGCAGGTGCTTCCCCACCGGGTCATCGTGGCGGAGGCGAGCGTGGAGAACGAGCGTTTGAGGGTCCAGGGGCTGCACGAAACCGGGCGGGCCGCTCAGCACGGTCGCCCACGGGCGACCCTGGAGGTCGGGGGCAGCCAGGACGAGAAGGTCCTGGCGGGCGAGAAGGGCGGCGAGTGGGGGCGTGAGGTGTGGGGCGATGGACCGTCCGACGCGGGCCGCCATCCCCTGCACCCCGGCGCGGGCCTGCACGGCGAGTTCGCCCTCGTGGTACGGCATGGTCATGCGCGACTCCTTTCCAACCGACTTGACGAGTCAAGACCCGCCAAGTGGTTAGAGCGAGCATGACAGGACAGATATAACTTGTCAACACTATTCGAGGAGTTAGAATAAAGCGTGCTACCCGCCCGCCCGCTCACCGGCGAACCACTCGCGCTCGACCTGATCAACACGGTCTGGGTCGAGGGCAGGATGCAGCTCGACCTGCTTGACAGCGACGAGGGGGCCCGAGCATGGCTGAAAGAGCATGCCCTGTCCTGCGACGAGGCCCTGCTCACCGCTGTCCGTGACCATCTGATCTTCGTGCGCACGGCTCTGCGCGGAGTTCTGG
This genomic window from Deinococcus carri contains:
- a CDS encoding helix-turn-helix transcriptional regulator translates to MEEVNSVSAEFGEFLRSRRAQIKPEDVGIPSYGVRRVPGLRREELAMVAGMSPTYYTRLEQGQQAHVSDRILDRLAQALALNSAERQHLFNLARATTAGQALPPVPKVRPGIRQLIDSMAEVPVLVLDRKTDILAWNRLGHALLGGNLKFEAPDHEDTRPNATRLLFLDAPTKALYSRWEEEAARAVASLRLVYGRFSHDDQLTALVDDLVAQSPEDPLRSS
- a CDS encoding MFS transporter, translating into MTRVDVAKPAVPMTSRERLVLFVLLTASFTLAVDFSILNVALPVIGADVGFSLEHLQWIATSFALCAAGFTLLFGRVSDLYGRRRLFLLGMILLGLSSLAGGLATTPVVLLLARIVQGLATAMVTPAALSLLTTAFPEGPVRARVLGLNGALMAAGFTTGAILGGVLADLLSWRWAFFINVAVAVIVLVIAPGVLKESRNPSRPRLDVPGAVTVTFGLLAIVYGLTRAGETTWGDPLALGTLGVGGLLLLIFWMIEQRVKTPLVSVGILKRSTVAWGNIAGLMAFVTETSLVFLITLYLQNVLGFTPLQAGLCFAVLGAGTVVGGILGPKLINRLGPKNTVVVGLLVQAAATLPLAFLSLDRSWVVLLLVLTFVGGVANLAAIVGFMVMATSGLPDEEQGLATGLATMSQQVGITLGIPIMSALVAARLNALGSETPQNLLSGLSSAIAVNAGLCILTAVLVGLFLRTKAVGHGA
- a CDS encoding alpha/beta hydrolase; translation: MTMQPSDVAVTVRRIPAPHHTVPVRIFRPSTARSGWLVWAHGGSWVSGSAAAWHAPCLDLARRAGVTLVSVDYRLAPAHPYPVPLEDVLAVLVWAAQQPELQADPRLLAVGGDSAGATLAASSALAFRDQGRLLGGQVLAYPPLDPQCRAPSYTWLPHQFPNRDSLMAAWRAYAGPGQPSGRAQPYLSPLQAKKLDGVAPAILGVGGFDPVRDDVRRYAARLRLAGVPVQLREFAGEGHALFMAPSTAFRRWLAASVRQQFDEYVNSPMTLPSDARRKPRGARCPQP
- a CDS encoding MFS transporter produces the protein MPPALIALALGGFGIGLTEFVIMGLLPDVARDFRVSIPVAGYLISSYALGVVVGALLLTAAVTHLRRKPVLMGLLVLFIVGNLVSAMAPSYGLMMLGRVIASLCHGAFFGIGAVAAAALVVPNKRAGAVATMFAGLTLANVLGVPFGTFIGQHSFRRASHSPCSTPQTSTGGSAHAGFEVSRRRG
- a CDS encoding deaminase, yielding MTALQEWARHEVWMHRCLALAETAKAGGDVPVGALVLLAGRVMGEGVEGMRTFSDPAAHAELAAVRAACHTLGTRDLSGAVHGR
- a CDS encoding nuclear transport factor 2 family protein produces the protein MTRLPVPPFTLETARRKVRLAEDAWNSRAPARVALAYTEDSLWRNRGEFFSGREAITAFLTRKWARELDYRLVKELWAFHEDRIAVRFVYEFRDDSGQWYRAHGNEQWAFDDQGLMHRREASINDVPIREADRRFHWPAGPRPDDHPGLTELGL
- a CDS encoding alpha/beta hydrolase → MRVRFLALSLTLGLSLAVPTALAGGAASTIAQTRTNATTPQATYHTVKVEGLNIFYREAGPKDAPTLLLLHGFPTSSHMFRNLIPRLADRYHVVAPDYPGFGQSSMPRVNEWTYSFANLARVMDGFTQNLGLKNYTLYVQDYGAPVGYRLALAHPERVQGLIVQNGNAYAEGLREFWDPLRAYWKDPSAANGDKLRPFFELAATKWQYTHGTRNPQNLSPDTWTLDQAYLDRPGNKDIQLKLFLDYGSNVPLYPQFQAYFRRSQPPTLIVWGKNDQIFPAQGAEPYKRDLKNLDFHLLNTGHFALEEEGDTIASLIRDFMARRVAPGR
- a CDS encoding DsrE family protein, giving the protein MTATTKIAVVILADTKTEEGLGRAYNALMTAKEFHDAGESVRVYLDGAGTRWPAELAKPDHIAHALYEEVKPLVAGACGGCAAVFGATEGVQSEQVKLLDEFGPGVSYRDMLTQGYQVLTF
- a CDS encoding pyridoxamine 5'-phosphate oxidase family protein; its protein translation is MTMPYHEGELAVQARAGVQGMAARVGRSIAPHLTPPLAALLARQDLLVLAAPDLQGRPWATVLSGPPGFVQPLDPQTLVLHARLRHDDPVGKHLLIGVPIGVLAIDLSTRQRVRVNGTVATTGDGLVLRVEQAYGNCPKYIQKRVGETTGSGGASPFHVTSGELLPDALALIREADTFFMATVHPAGGTDASHRGGRPGFVRALDSRHLEFPDYAGNAMFNTLGNIEATGRAGLLFLDFTRDRALHLTGTARVVWDEDRLSAHPGAERLVEVTVDHVVTRDSATGRVWTLREASPYNPA